In one window of Nitrospirota bacterium DNA:
- a CDS encoding histidine phosphatase family protein — translation MVTTLYLIRHGETEGSDAKRYKGSIDVPLSEKGVEQIERLSTYIVQGCSNGLNSSNPPSPPFDKGGPGGFLSAVYCSPLSRALKSAEIIAKPFGIKPAVIPDLRERSFGIWEGMSFDEIREKYPEEFKAWTGNPMKFSPMQGESTLEVRDRVVKALNNILSNHLVQNSSKLFNMVQNGTILNNVEQSLTTLNNIVVVAHGGVNRIMLCHLLGIPLENIFRIEQDFAALNIIEFWDKYPVVKLINYTC, via the coding sequence ATGGTCACAACTCTCTACCTGATAAGGCACGGTGAAACAGAAGGGAGCGATGCTAAACGGTACAAGGGAAGCATTGATGTCCCGCTGTCTGAAAAGGGAGTTGAACAAATAGAGAGGCTGTCAACGTATATAGTTCAAGGTTGTTCAAATGGTTTAAACAGCTCAAATCCCCCTTCACCCCCCTTTGACAAAGGGGGGCCGGGGGGATTTTTAAGCGCAGTTTACTGCTCGCCATTAAGCAGGGCGCTTAAGAGCGCTGAGATAATTGCAAAACCATTCGGAATAAAACCGGCTGTGATTCCGGATTTAAGAGAGCGGAGTTTTGGGATATGGGAAGGCATGTCTTTTGACGAAATAAGAGAAAAATACCCTGAAGAATTTAAGGCGTGGACTGGCAACCCAATGAAATTCAGCCCGATGCAGGGAGAAAGCACTTTAGAGGTCAGGGACAGGGTCGTAAAGGCGCTGAATAACATTTTAAGCAATCACTTGGTTCAAAATAGTTCAAAGTTGTTCAATATGGTTCAAAATGGCACAATTTTAAACAATGTTGAACAATCTTTAACTACCTTGAACAATATAGTTGTGGTTGCGCACGGCGGCGTGAACAGGATAATGCTTTGCCATCTGCTTGGAATACCGCTTGAAAATATTTTCAGGATTGAACAGGATTTCGCAGCGCTTAATATTATTGAATTCTGGGATAAATATCCCGTTGTGAAGTTAATAAATTACACATGTTGA
- the cobS gene encoding adenosylcobinamide-GDP ribazoletransferase gives MKKLLIALQFLTIIPVRIKTAINEADIIGSASAFIVVGIMQGLLLIVTDVIAGMVFHSDLVMGLTLFVLVVSNGGFHLDGLADTFDAIAVKSGGNPEIDRQKRLAVMKDSTTGPIGVIAIIFVLSLKYLSLKNLSNFLPFTYYSSLILLPVMPKWTMTLAMFYGKPAREDGLGRLFIGKIGFREVAISTLTFIFLLAVFHLFLGHYSPANQYVFYAVSLIVLYVFSRALVNFFNKKFGGLSGDMLGAMSELTEITFLLMVIVWSQLST, from the coding sequence ATGAAAAAACTACTGATTGCTTTGCAGTTTCTCACAATAATACCTGTCAGGATAAAAACTGCCATTAACGAGGCTGATATAATCGGAAGCGCATCAGCCTTTATTGTTGTAGGCATCATGCAGGGATTATTGTTAATAGTTACTGATGTTATTGCAGGCATGGTATTTCACTCAGACCTTGTTATGGGACTGACCCTGTTTGTGCTTGTTGTATCTAACGGAGGATTTCACCTTGACGGACTTGCCGATACTTTTGACGCCATTGCTGTGAAATCAGGAGGCAATCCTGAGATTGACAGGCAAAAGCGGCTTGCAGTGATGAAGGACAGTACAACAGGGCCTATAGGCGTTATTGCTATAATTTTTGTCCTGTCGCTAAAGTACCTTTCATTAAAAAACCTGTCAAATTTTCTGCCTTTTACCTACTATTCTTCTCTGATTTTATTGCCGGTAATGCCCAAATGGACGATGACTCTTGCAATGTTTTACGGCAAACCCGCAAGAGAGGATGGGCTTGGGAGGCTGTTTATAGGCAAAATAGGCTTCAGGGAGGTTGCCATTTCAACACTGACATTCATCTTCCTCCTCGCAGTGTTTCATCTTTTTCTCGGGCATTATTCACCGGCAAACCAATATGTCTTTTATGCGGTTTCATTGATTGTGCTGTATGTTTTTTCGCGTGCATTGGTCAATTTTTTCAATAAGAAATTCGGCGGGTTGAGCGGGGATATGCTCGGCGCAATGAGCGAGCTTACGGAAATAACATTTTTATTAATGGTGATTGTATGGTCACAACTCTCTACCTGA